The following are from one region of the Penaeus chinensis breed Huanghai No. 1 chromosome 32, ASM1920278v2, whole genome shotgun sequence genome:
- the LOC125042771 gene encoding uncharacterized protein LOC125042771, which produces MWVTLRRLALVLAVVGPAAGAGYGCKPQIHYETYFKTIYNEVPVLKTVASQHLVPKVFTEVVYDTVYRAKTLYQTSTQYITTTEYLTRVIHDRETKTVADYVYLPDIQTTVKNLVQEQLALITTTLYATEYTPARLYSTRFATYTTTVTHPVTLTHKSQVLVPRREHVTSTFAKHYPVTVTYTVPAPPPSGYGAEGGYEDNLVIQTNAVIKIKPSYVTTYVKKTLYLTNTNVERIPVYVTKTVGCGGGGGGLDLAAYGSSSQALHVAVGGASGGALGGREAGTGGVVKLSGQLVGEDSLPAGGSGQIHLQPGFSAAAEDSYGGR; this is translated from the exons ATGTGGG TTACGTTACGCCGTTTAGCGCTGGTGCTGGCAGTGGTGGGCCCGGCGGCCGGCGCAGGGTATGGGTGCAAACCCCAGATACACTACGAAACATACTTTAAGACTATCTATAATGAG GTGCCCGTCCTGAAGACAGTAGCGAGCCAACACCTGGTCCCAAAGGTGTTCACTGAAGTCGTCTACGACACGGTGTACAGAGCGAAGACTTTGTACCAGACTTCCACTCAGTACATCACTACTACTGAGTACCTCACAAGG gtgaTCCACGACCGCGAGACGAAGACGGTGGCCGATTACGTGTACCTCCCCGACATCCAGACGACCGTGAAGAACCTCGTGCAGGAGCAGCTAGCCTTGATCACGACCACCCTGTACGCGACGGAGTACACGCCCGCCCGCCTGTACTCGACGCGCTTCGCCACGTACACCACGACGGTGACGCACCCCGTCACTCTGACGCACAAGAGCCAGGTGCTGGTGCCGCGGCGGGAGCACGTCACCAGCACCTTCGCCAAGCACTACCCGGTCACCGTGACGTACACGGTGCCAGCCCCACCGCCCTCGGGCTACGGGGCGGAGGGAGGCTACGAGGATAACCTGGTGATTCAGACGAACGCCGTGATCAAGATCAAGCCCTCGTACGTCACCACATACGTCAAGAAGACGCTCTACCTCACCAACACCAACGTGGAAAGAATCCCCGTCTACGTCACCAAGACGGTCGGctgcggaggaggcggaggaggactcGACCTCGCTGCCTACGGGTCCTCGTCCCAGGCCCTTCACGTCGCTGTGGGAGGAGCGTCAGGAGGAGCTCTAGGGGGACGTGAAGCAGGCACGGGGGGAGTGGTGAAGCTCTCGGGCCAGCTGGTGGGCGAGGATTCCCTGCCAGCTGGCGGCTCGGGCCAGATCCACCTCCAACCCGGCTTCAGTGCCGCCGCGGAGGACTCCTACGGCGGGCGCTGA
- the LOC125042707 gene encoding mucin-2-like, translating into MGVRAVTSLLLLALAAPTSADLGGGGLGGKGGGYGGGGGGGGKKHQVVIAPPPPPPPPQPAPIIVDAKLVPGPRPCLPITKQFTQYETVENYVPIYSTAISPIYFPTTIYETKYATLTNYVTKLLQTTVYAVYTEYETSVSQGLYYESVTLPLSNPEYETRTNIQLAVVPSLVTEVVTLTRPSSQIIPVDKTQTRTLVVVPEFTTTEVEPYPIVTTNTIVETVRVPITTTVTVTAAPLPVPKKPAGPKVTKTLVQTNVHYTPAYVTNTEYVTKYTTVTDRQRYPFTVTVPGKCGYH; encoded by the exons ATGGGTGTTCGTGCAG TGACGTCGCTGCTGCTCCTCGCGCTCGCCGCCCCGACCTCCGCCGACCTCGGAGGAGGAGGCCTCGGAGGCAAGGGCGGAGggtacggcggcggcggcggcggcggcggcaagaAGCACCAGGTGGTGAtcgccccccctccgcccccgcctcccccccagcCGGCGCCCATCATCGTCGACGCCAAGCTGGTGCCCGGCCCGCGGCCCTGCCTCCCCATCACCAAGCAGTTCACGCAGTACGAGACGGTCGAGAACTAC gtgcCCATCTACAGCACCGCCATCAGTCCCATCTACTTCCCTACTACCATCTACGAGACGAAATACGCCACGCTAACCAACTACGTCACCAAGCTACTACAGACGACGGTCTACGCAGTCTACACGGAATATGAAACGTCG GTGTCGCAGGGCCTGTACTACGAGTCGGTGACGCTGCCCTTGTCGAACCCCGAGTACGAGACCCGCACCAACATCCAGCTGGCGGTCGTCCCGTCGCTCGTCACGGAGGTCGTCACACTGACCCGCCCGTCGTCTCAGATCATCCCCGTGGACAAGACACAGACGCGAACGCTTGTTGTGGTGCCGGAATTCACCACAACGGAGGTGGAGCCTTATCCCATCGTTACTACGAACACGATCGTGGAAACAGTCCGCGTCCCGATCACCACGACGGTGACGGTCACGGCGGCGCCGTTGCCCGTACCCAAGAAGCCCGCGGGGCCCAAGGTCACCAAGACGCTCGTGCAGACCAACGTGCACTACACGCCGGCCTACGTCACCAACACGGAGTACGTGACCAAGTATACCACCGTGACGGATAGGCAGAGGTACCCGTTCACCGTCACCGTGCCGGGGAAGTGCGGATACCACTAG